In Calliopsis andreniformis isolate RMS-2024a chromosome 9, iyCalAndr_principal, whole genome shotgun sequence, the genomic window TTCTGTTGTTTCAGTATACTAAATTTTggttaattaaatatttcataatagaagcttaaatacatatacatacgtatataattattatgtatacATCATCACTTACATATGTAGGCAAAACAGGGAATTGTTGTTAATTTGCCATTCACGATACAGTATTGTAGATAGGACAGTAAAGTTTCTGCATGTAGACCTAATTCGGTGGTCAGACTGGCGAACCCATTCTACTGGCATCGTTGCGTCTGACTGACTAATGCACGCAgcaatagaataagtcccaacccTAATCAGATACACTTCTCGCGCATTTTAGGTGTATTTTTCACAAGTAATAACTCGGAAACAAAGGCTCAAACCcaatttcatcattcttcattttcgtctcattTTGGCACGCAaaatcactccttaaaatttctgacacttgttgtCGAACACTCTGCATAATCTCACACTTCGTGCCAGCATTCGAACGACAAATTTATTAAAGATAAGAAGAAATCGAATTGCTTTTTCACAAAGAACAAGTGAAACTCACTAGAATTCAAGTACTATGCCGTTGAACCACCGTCGAACGACAGATGTAAAATTAAACTCGTCTTGTTTGAGGGTAGACGAATCCCAGACGACGTAGCTGTCTGCCAATATCGTCGCTCGGCTGCCAATAGCGGCACACGCTTTTTGTTCCCCTGTTTGTGTCGTATTGTTCTCGGAATATGTTCGATATTTCTTCTCCGTgatggaactgaccataaaatTTCTGGATCTGTGTAAAATTCTGGCACTTGTTCGCCTGTATCCTCTTATTTTTCTCTCCTGTCGACGATAAAAGCTGTAAACGTCTGTCAAAGGATAGACATTAATTTTGTCGATAAAACACTGGAGCACTTACAAGCATAGTACTTCAATTTTTCTCCTTCCGACTTTGGTGAATTTTCTACAAGATGGTTGTGTATAAATTAGTAATAATATGACAAGCTTTTATTTTAGACAGGTCAAATATCTTTTCCTATTAGAACTGCATAGTTCAGGCTAAAATCTTGAAATTATTCAGTGAATTAATACTAGAATTACAATAGTTTCCAAATTAATGATACGATTTATTTGCAAAatatactgttctatttttagtaAGTATTTTCTTGAAATTAAGAGAAACTTTGTCGTACAATATAATTCTAATGAAAATTGGCAAGTGGTTAGAACATTTTTGCCAGTAGTGTAAGTAAATAATGTTGTACATATAATTCAGTGATTTACTGTAAATGCATCTCTTAACCTTTTAACTAGGTCATTTCCGAAACAGAAACCACTGCGGTGCATTTATAATAGCATATTTACAACGACTATTGGCGAATCACCTAATTTCGTACGGAAATAAATGTTACACATGACCCATCACTGTAGACACGTCTTTTGTACAAAATTGCAATATCAAATTTCCCTTGTGAAAGAACGTAATTTACAGAAAGAAATTCCTGACGAATCATTACACTTAAACTCATAATTAACACATTAACTCAGTATTAACTTAAGTGAAGGAACGCCTCTGTGTAAGGCACttcgatttctactttccttagTTAGAACCATGTCGTACCTTGGTCCAACCAGGATTTTTCGCGGTTCTTAGAGCACAGCGTGCATAGTAGCAGCACGACCTTTGAACGGTTGCCAAGTGGGCGACAGAGACCACATTTTAAATAAACGTACCGCGAGAGAGCAAACTGCAATAACGGGTCGGGATCCCTGTCAGTTCTGTCGTATAATACTTAATGACATTAAACGAGCCGCGGCTCTTTTCTCTGTCGTGACGTTCCCTGTCGATGTTCCTCGCCCCAAAGTGTTCCTCGCAGAGATAACAGATGTACCTCATCTCCCATGAGTCAAATCTCTGACAAATTCCCAGGCAAACCTGGGACGAGTTTCACGAGTGTCAATAAAAGATGTCGGTTTCGCGGGGCTCGTTGACAGTCGCGTGTGCATGCGAGCCGACCTTGACATGAAATGCACGTCACGGGATCGCGGCGACCATCTGCAGTCCTACGAATGCGCTTCCACGAAATTAGAAGTTCGCAAGGAGAGACGAAAAACGCCTTGACTCGGAATCGCTTCTTTTAACTTTAGAGAGGTTTTATTAAGTGGTCGATTGGACGATAATAGAACTGTAAAGACGTTTTTTATTTCCCTCTGGGCTGAGGTCGCCAGCGTAAGATGCATCGAGCCACGTTGCATAAGTCCTGAGATTTTATGCATTCCTGGGACTCGTTATTTTTTCCATCACATTATGTTCGTTGGTTACCAATTTGCGTTTCGATGTACCGTGACGAATCGATGATTGCGAGAGGAAAAAGTAGAATGCCAGAACGAACTGCTGGAATATTGCAAGCTGCAATTTTCAAGGGTAGTTGAGTATGGTTGAATGGTTTAGCTGACTCGATGGTATCGATGTTGAATAGATAATGGTGAATTTTGGAGTACGTGATTTATTTTGTAGGTCGTCACCTCAAAACGTGACGTTTCGTACAAAGAAATATTCACATATGGAGTTAACTCGTCTTTTCCAGTTAGCAGATTAACATCCTCCCACGTATCATCTATTAATCGACTTTTGCACGAGTCTGCTCATCCCATCGTCATTCAAGTTTGACGCTGATCGCTCAACTCCCGCGCGATCCTGATGGATCCGCGTGAACGCGTCGCGATTCTCCGACACGATATCCTCCGAACGAAAAAGTGCACGCCGACTGTTGCAGCGACGGCTTTCTAAGCAGCGCCTTCATCTGCATGAATGAGCGCTTAAGGACTCGTTACGTTTATCCGACACGCGTGACCAGCATGCAGATTCACTCACGTGACGCGCAGGTTCGGCTCCACATGCATACACTCGCCGTGTGTTTCAACCTGCACACGTGAACACACGCGTATCCCTTTTCTTTGGTATGCAGATGCACTGCTTCTGGGTGCACCGTATGCACCACACCTCTGCATTGGTTTGCCGCGATTTTCTCAGGCAGTTGCTGCACCAAGTTCACGTGTACACTCTGTTGAATAAATGATCGAGTCTAGACCCTCCAATGATCCTCTTTTGCATACTTTTACTACTTTTTTGTATTAGTTTAGTGTATACGTAATACTTTTAAAACGATTAGTATAAAAGATAATTGGTTTCTGATGCTGTCAGTGATAGCTTTCATATATCAGTGAAAGAGTCAAAACTGTAGCTGTAATATTTTCTACACGGTTgcatttacatattttaatgGCTGATTTATGTCTTCCACGTCTACATAAAAAATAAACGCCAGTGTCGCGTTTATCTTAATAAAACTCGTTTAATATTAAGTGTACTTATGCATCACGTGTGATGCATTAACGTTGCAGGAAGAACCGGGCGTCATATATGATTTATTGGACACTAAAGGTGTTAAAGGAGATGTAGATTCTGTTGTAAGAATATAGAAGGAAGAAGAATGACTCTCGTTAACTACAAAATGTTGAAGTTACTTAAAATTAAAGCACGACTATAAAGGAAGTTCTCAAACATTTAACTTCAAACATTATAGCCATACAGATAAAGAAGTCACGAAAACACAGACCTTACACGATATAGAATTAATTTCTTTACAAGCAAAATATATCtgtagaatattaaaatactttaGCGAGATACTTTTAGAATAATTGATGTGCGAGAAATAAATTAAGAACATAGAAGAAAATAAATTAACACCTTGaaaatttctgttatttagGTACTAGAAGTTAGCGAATTCTTAACGAAGAACAGATTACTTTTCAAGCTTCGCGTAAAAAATGGAGTTGAACTTGATAAAAAATTAGATGCAATTTCTATCTATTTCATGTTCGCACCGGAACGGGTCTATTAATTGTATCGCAAATTGGTCCCGCCCAATTACTAAAATTGGGTTAGAGGCTGATTGCCCAGTGGAACGTGGCCGTTACTGACGTCAAATCCATACACACAGGTTCGCTCAGGTGTCGTCTatatttcaatcctcggccGTAGACTCGTTACGCTTCCATTTCATGGCCTCTCCTCTACATAATACACTTTGCCACAGTGTCGTCCGCAGTAATGCGTTTGAGGATTCGCAACGTGCTATGAAATAGAAACAGTAATTTATAATCTTCATAGATATCATTTTTCttcttataatatacatataattttttCCTTAGAGAAACCATAGAAAAAATGTATGCAACAAgtatgttgcatatttattacagaaatgagaattaaaaaatttgctgTTTTCGAGACACTAGTACGGAAATACAACTCTTACACTAAaggataatattattttattcttattcttGCAACGAATGAATGGTATtattcaaatgcaaaaaaaagaattaaaaattgagaagagTATACAGGAAAAGGAAGTTAAACAGCTGCATCATTCTTCTCATTTTAATGTCCCTTTCAGAGTCTTTTTCAAGTTCCAATTTTAAGTAGTATAGGTCACTGCATAGGTCTTACAGCTTCCCATTCTCCTTCCGTCACTTCGATCTGCTTCAGTTTCCCTGATAGGATAAGTACAATATTTGTACATATGACAATATCACTTTATtaaaaaaacaaatattttgaatttaG contains:
- the LOC143184144 gene encoding uncharacterized protein LOC143184144, whose product is MLERKIRGYRRTSARILHRSRNFMVSSITEKKYRTYSENNTTQTGEQKACAAIGSRATILADSYVVWDSSTLKQDEFNFTSVVRRWFNGIVLEFYVRLCRVFDNKCQKF